A window of the Fibrobacter sp. UWH4 genome harbors these coding sequences:
- a CDS encoding thrombospondin type 3 repeat-containing protein has product MKKLFAALLLLSIAASAQVGIARSASGIHAPSAKTLPQGNLFISGSFEIVNDGQAHSIEGYYTDNKGNQIELDKGSPSNDENLFVGFGIFDNLEIGVTLPFHYEGDIHEQDLKGLALGDLQILAKGHIPINDWFHFGLSGEIFAPTGSKDKGFRPRHRWYVGRDGKAYAYTAGSWAVEGNVYFTLDFRNYITYNAYVGILKTIEENENYIIWGTGFNFFPNMMISPIFEVSGEAPLHTTHAENNFLSSPFRLTPGLRIHLPYESNLTISGDIGLGYFRKKKIEEGLPVTLMSSDEPIYYTQSGSPNLTIAVTFSKTLDFSWDDDDQDGVIDRKDMCPNTGKILKVNERGCPVDEDQDGVLNIVDVCPGTPVGLVVDYNGCPLDTDHDGVFDYLDNCSNTPEGFAVDTNGCTRDTDGDGIDDNNDHCAHTPSHERVGSDGCPLDQDHDGVPNIQDQCPNTPEGISVDRVGCPLDFDGDAVPDELDKCPNTILGEKVDSLGCPIDSDMDGVADSKDLCPETPAGVTVNKQGCRIDQDNDGIFDEDDKCPGTPEGAPIDSLGCPQDNDMDGIADWNDMCPGTFPNVAVNNQGCPLNGKLNFNYIAMRIRFKGADSTLLNSSYTALNDIVYIMRRTPWLSKSNAAQATFRPGTPTRFPVSAPRPSTITWSTRESAKTD; this is encoded by the coding sequence ATGAAAAAACTTTTTGCCGCATTGCTCCTCCTCTCTATCGCCGCCTCCGCCCAGGTGGGAATTGCGAGGTCTGCGAGCGGCATCCATGCGCCTTCAGCCAAGACTCTTCCGCAAGGCAACCTTTTTATATCGGGCAGTTTCGAAATCGTCAATGACGGACAGGCCCACAGTATCGAAGGCTACTACACCGACAACAAGGGCAACCAAATCGAACTCGATAAAGGTTCTCCTTCTAACGACGAAAATCTATTTGTCGGTTTTGGAATTTTTGACAACCTGGAAATTGGCGTCACATTACCTTTCCACTACGAAGGAGATATCCACGAACAAGACCTGAAGGGACTCGCCCTCGGCGACCTCCAGATTTTGGCCAAGGGGCATATCCCCATCAATGACTGGTTCCATTTCGGCCTGAGCGGCGAAATTTTTGCACCGACCGGTTCAAAGGACAAAGGATTCCGCCCAAGGCACCGCTGGTATGTCGGACGCGACGGGAAAGCCTATGCCTATACCGCCGGCAGCTGGGCCGTCGAAGGTAATGTGTACTTCACCCTCGATTTTCGGAACTACATCACCTACAACGCCTATGTAGGCATCTTGAAGACCATCGAAGAAAACGAGAACTATATCATCTGGGGAACCGGGTTCAACTTTTTCCCAAACATGATGATAAGTCCCATTTTCGAGGTCTCCGGAGAAGCGCCCCTACACACCACTCACGCCGAAAACAATTTCTTGAGCAGTCCTTTCCGCCTTACCCCCGGACTCCGGATACATCTCCCCTACGAAAGCAACCTGACTATTTCGGGGGACATCGGACTCGGCTACTTTAGAAAGAAGAAAATCGAAGAAGGGCTCCCCGTCACTCTGATGTCCAGCGACGAGCCCATCTACTATACGCAATCGGGTTCCCCGAACCTGACAATCGCCGTCACCTTCAGCAAGACGCTTGATTTCAGCTGGGACGACGACGATCAGGACGGTGTCATCGACCGCAAGGACATGTGCCCGAACACCGGAAAAATTCTCAAGGTCAACGAACGCGGATGCCCCGTAGACGAAGACCAGGATGGCGTCCTGAACATCGTCGATGTTTGCCCCGGAACCCCTGTCGGCCTGGTCGTAGACTATAACGGATGCCCACTCGACACAGACCACGACGGAGTTTTTGACTACCTGGACAATTGTTCCAACACCCCGGAAGGCTTCGCCGTGGACACCAACGGCTGCACCCGTGACACCGATGGCGACGGAATCGACGACAACAACGACCACTGTGCCCACACGCCTTCACACGAAAGGGTCGGAAGCGACGGATGCCCCCTGGACCAGGACCACGACGGTGTCCCCAACATCCAGGACCAATGCCCCAATACGCCCGAAGGAATTTCGGTTGACCGAGTCGGCTGCCCCCTCGATTTCGACGGAGACGCCGTCCCCGACGAACTTGACAAGTGCCCGAACACCATCCTCGGCGAAAAAGTGGACTCGCTCGGATGCCCCATAGACAGCGACATGGACGGTGTTGCCGATTCCAAGGACCTTTGCCCCGAAACCCCGGCTGGAGTCACCGTCAACAAGCAAGGGTGTCGCATCGATCAGGATAACGACGGCATCTTCGACGAAGACGACAAGTGCCCGGGCACCCCCGAAGGCGCCCCCATCGACAGCTTAGGCTGCCCGCAGGACAACGACATGGACGGAATTGCCGACTGGAACGACATGTGCCCCGGTACCTTCCCGAATGTCGCCGTGAACAACCAGGGTTGCCCCCTGAACGGCAAACTGAATTTCAACTACATCGCCATGCGCATCCGCTTCAAGGGAGCCGATTCCACCCTACTCAATTCCAGCTACACGGCTTTGAACGACATCGTCTACATCATGCGAAGAACCCCATGGCTCTCGAAATCCAATGCAGCGCAAGCGACATTTCGACCGGGGACCCCGACAAGGTTTCCAGTGAGCGCGCCGAGGCCATCTACAATTACCTGGTCCACAAGGGAATCAGCGAAAACCGACTGA
- a CDS encoding peptidylprolyl isomerase: protein MKIADKTVVQMHYTLTSDEGKVIDSSEGREPLQYIQGAHMIVVGLEKAMVGHDVGDKFDVKVIPSEGYGEYNEEMTQEVPLDVFQGVDKVVEGMMFYAQTPAGPMPIRVKSVSEKSAVIDANHELAGQNLNFAIEVVSVREATEEELNPQGHHCCCGGKGDGEGCCGGKGEGDHECKCGEEGHECECGGEGHECGGHGHKENCDGNGGCGCPNHDKHHGK, encoded by the coding sequence ATGAAAATTGCCGACAAGACCGTTGTCCAGATGCACTACACCTTGACCTCCGACGAAGGCAAGGTCATCGATTCCTCCGAAGGCCGCGAACCGCTGCAGTACATCCAGGGCGCCCACATGATCGTCGTAGGTCTCGAAAAGGCGATGGTCGGCCACGACGTGGGCGACAAGTTCGACGTCAAGGTGATCCCCTCCGAAGGCTACGGCGAATACAACGAAGAAATGACGCAGGAAGTCCCGCTGGACGTTTTCCAGGGTGTCGACAAGGTTGTTGAAGGCATGATGTTCTATGCCCAGACGCCCGCCGGCCCGATGCCCATCCGTGTCAAGTCCGTAAGCGAAAAGTCCGCCGTCATCGACGCGAACCACGAACTCGCCGGCCAGAACCTGAACTTCGCCATCGAAGTGGTTTCTGTGCGCGAAGCCACCGAAGAAGAACTCAATCCGCAAGGTCACCACTGCTGCTGTGGCGGCAAGGGAGACGGCGAAGGATGCTGCGGAGGCAAGGGTGAAGGCGATCACGAATGCAAGTGCGGCGAAGAAGGCCACGAATGCGAATGTGGCGGCGAAGGCCATGAATGCGGTGGCCACGGCCACAAGGAAAACTGCGACGGCAATGGCGGCTGCGGCTGCCCCAACCACGACAAGCATCACGGGAAGTAA
- a CDS encoding NAD(P)H-binding protein → MIALVTGGAGVVGKALCRELLSRDVCVRVLVLPGDTQAGFLPEGVEVFYGDVSDYDSIRAAFKGVDLVYHLAAILLSTKKGAFDRINAQGTANVVHAAREAGVSRLVYVSSISVTYPVLTEYGASKLAGESVVKESGLRWTIVRPTLVIGDGGGVEFNMFAAYVKRFPVYFLPGGGKCLKRPVCSEDLVKGIVAAGLNEEACGKTYSLAGSTMMSMAQMARLILQSAGMRHWMIPLPWWIANRLAVLKSWIGGRRVTAEQALAGFLYDAAPDIGESMRDLGYNPGCPLEKG, encoded by the coding sequence ATGATTGCTTTGGTGACGGGGGGCGCGGGCGTCGTAGGGAAGGCGCTTTGTCGGGAGCTATTGAGCCGCGATGTGTGTGTGCGGGTCCTGGTGCTTCCGGGCGATACCCAGGCTGGGTTTTTACCCGAAGGGGTGGAGGTCTTTTACGGGGATGTCTCGGATTACGATTCGATTCGTGCTGCGTTTAAGGGGGTGGATTTAGTCTATCACCTTGCCGCCATTCTCCTTTCGACAAAAAAGGGGGCGTTTGACCGTATCAATGCACAGGGGACGGCCAATGTGGTGCATGCCGCCCGCGAGGCAGGCGTTTCCCGACTGGTTTACGTATCGAGCATTTCGGTGACATATCCGGTTCTTACGGAATACGGTGCGAGCAAGCTTGCGGGGGAATCCGTGGTGAAGGAATCGGGGCTCCGGTGGACAATCGTGCGGCCGACCCTGGTCATCGGCGATGGTGGCGGTGTGGAATTCAACATGTTCGCTGCCTACGTGAAACGTTTCCCGGTATATTTCTTGCCGGGCGGGGGCAAGTGCCTCAAGCGTCCTGTTTGCAGCGAGGACCTGGTCAAGGGAATTGTCGCGGCGGGCCTCAATGAAGAAGCCTGTGGCAAGACTTATTCGCTGGCCGGTTCTACCATGATGAGCATGGCGCAGATGGCGCGGCTGATATTGCAATCGGCGGGAATGCGTCACTGGATGATTCCCTTGCCGTGGTGGATTGCAAACAGGCTTGCCGTGCTGAAAAGTTGGATCGGTGGTCGTCGCGTGACGGCGGAGCAGGCGCTTGCGGGGTTCCTGTACGATGCCGCCCCCGATATCGGCGAATCGATGCGCGATTTGGGGTATAATCCCGGCTGTCCGCTCGAAAAGGGGTGA
- a CDS encoding DnaA ATPase domain-containing protein, which yields MTNTVSLVEPSARLQAVPVWQRVLDLLREECNDYFGLTILDAADYEGFFDGYVQIAVPDELRENWIRSHYGDILNKALAQVLGSEYVGYRIRIVEPEKQALTPKAAPVFPVVPRVVQKPQPKKVIRRKLSLYAGYTFENFVEGDCNFTACEACKSVAENPGDPALNPLFVYGKSGLGKTHLLQAVAAQIQKSRAHTRIVYCHAYDFLRDATAMSKALKYKIGNVRELAVAFQEKYENCDILLLDDVQLLECGVGTQERLAILIKHLRAAGKQVVLSCDRHPSQFNRLAEGEKKPAGHSSIPSISAKLLAPLESCVAVGIDEPDLSTRMKLIQKKSMNIPFVDKDREEICRFLSIPRRENVRVIEGMLNGLSAMNQFCQENLDLCAVKRLVAPSSANGMQELTIKGIAEVVALEFGTDMVALASKRQDAGVSLPRKVAMYLCREMTTDSHEKIGMLFNRDYSSVIAAVRSLIKQMDKDEALARKVQDIRYLLEA from the coding sequence GTGACAAACACTGTTTCTTTGGTTGAACCTTCCGCCCGTCTCCAGGCAGTCCCTGTTTGGCAGCGCGTGCTTGACCTCCTTCGCGAGGAATGTAACGACTATTTTGGCCTCACCATCTTGGATGCGGCCGATTACGAAGGCTTTTTTGACGGATACGTGCAGATAGCCGTTCCCGACGAGTTGCGTGAAAACTGGATTCGTTCCCATTACGGCGACATTTTGAACAAGGCCCTGGCGCAGGTGCTGGGCTCGGAATATGTGGGTTACCGTATTCGTATCGTGGAACCGGAAAAACAGGCTTTGACTCCGAAGGCTGCTCCCGTTTTCCCGGTCGTTCCGCGCGTGGTCCAGAAGCCGCAGCCCAAGAAGGTGATTCGCCGCAAGCTTTCGCTGTATGCGGGCTATACGTTCGAAAACTTTGTCGAGGGAGACTGCAACTTTACCGCTTGCGAGGCTTGCAAGTCCGTTGCCGAAAATCCGGGTGATCCGGCGCTGAACCCGCTGTTTGTCTATGGCAAGTCGGGGCTCGGAAAGACGCACCTGTTGCAGGCGGTGGCCGCTCAGATTCAGAAGTCCAGGGCTCATACGCGTATCGTCTATTGTCACGCTTACGATTTCTTGCGTGACGCGACGGCCATGAGCAAGGCCCTGAAGTATAAGATAGGGAATGTCCGCGAACTCGCCGTGGCATTCCAGGAAAAGTATGAAAATTGCGATATCCTGTTGCTGGATGACGTGCAGTTGCTGGAATGTGGCGTAGGAACGCAGGAGCGACTCGCTATCCTGATCAAGCACCTCCGCGCGGCAGGCAAGCAGGTGGTGCTTTCTTGCGACAGGCATCCGTCCCAGTTCAACCGTCTTGCCGAAGGCGAAAAGAAGCCCGCCGGGCATTCCTCCATTCCGAGCATTTCGGCCAAGCTGCTTGCCCCGCTGGAATCTTGCGTGGCGGTCGGTATCGATGAGCCGGACTTGTCGACCCGCATGAAACTTATCCAGAAAAAGTCGATGAATATTCCGTTTGTCGACAAGGATCGCGAAGAAATTTGCAGGTTCCTTTCGATTCCGCGTCGTGAAAACGTGCGCGTGATTGAGGGTATGTTGAACGGCCTTTCTGCGATGAACCAGTTCTGCCAGGAAAATCTGGACTTGTGCGCCGTCAAGCGTCTGGTGGCTCCTTCAAGTGCGAACGGTATGCAGGAATTGACGATCAAGGGAATTGCCGAAGTGGTGGCGCTTGAGTTCGGCACCGATATGGTGGCGCTCGCGAGCAAGCGTCAGGATGCAGGTGTCTCGCTACCGCGCAAGGTGGCAATGTACCTTTGCCGCGAAATGACGACGGATTCCCACGAAAAAATCGGGATGCTTTTTAACCGCGATTACTCTTCTGTGATCGCCGCCGTCCGTTCACTGATCAAGCAGATGGATAAAGACGAGGCCCTTGCTCGCAAGGTCCAGGATATCCGCTATTTGCTGGAAGCCTAG
- a CDS encoding U32 family peptidase C-terminal domain-containing protein, translated as MKLPELLAPAGDLTRMKYAFAYGADAVYAGQPAFSLRARENGFKNLDDLAEGIEYAHRLGKKFYLTSNVIPRNVKVEAFQKALLAAIDLGPDALIVADPGFVGWLRKVCPEVEIHLSVQANTTNYLAAKFWQDLGVRRIILSRELRLSEVVEIKERCPDLELEVFVHGAVCMSMSGRCMLSNWVTRRDANQGACDNSCRMPYRLYANPEPQSENYREHEGSFTLQRTDRPELDPIALDEDAWGTYFMSSRDLCAMDVIPDLMMAGLDSFKIEGRTKSVYYLSQVVRAYRMAIDACAEQAEAGKPLEVSAEARRAISFVDGRGFMTGFMKGPLPQNYESTHEDAAGGCVVAQVLSYDEATRACRVNVKNRFSLDDSLELMTPAGQFSCDVLSMKDFKGGDTDTLHPGTEGWIFLSESAGDMSKNANFFFFLKKKP; from the coding sequence ATGAAACTTCCTGAGTTATTAGCTCCTGCGGGTGACCTGACCCGAATGAAGTATGCCTTTGCCTACGGTGCCGATGCCGTGTATGCGGGGCAACCCGCCTTTTCGCTCCGTGCCCGCGAAAACGGATTCAAGAATCTGGACGACCTGGCCGAAGGGATCGAATACGCCCACCGTCTCGGAAAAAAGTTCTACCTGACGAGTAACGTGATTCCGCGTAACGTCAAGGTCGAGGCATTTCAGAAGGCTTTGCTTGCAGCAATCGACCTAGGGCCCGATGCGTTGATCGTGGCCGACCCCGGTTTTGTGGGGTGGTTGCGCAAGGTGTGTCCCGAAGTCGAGATTCACCTGTCGGTACAGGCGAATACGACCAATTATTTGGCGGCGAAATTCTGGCAGGATCTCGGGGTGCGCCGTATCATATTGAGTCGCGAACTCCGCTTGTCCGAAGTGGTGGAAATCAAGGAACGCTGCCCGGACCTGGAACTTGAAGTTTTTGTACACGGTGCCGTGTGTATGTCGATGTCGGGCCGTTGCATGCTCAGCAACTGGGTGACCCGTCGCGATGCGAACCAGGGGGCCTGCGACAACAGCTGCCGAATGCCCTACCGCCTGTACGCCAATCCGGAACCGCAGAGCGAAAATTATCGCGAACACGAAGGTTCGTTCACCTTGCAACGCACGGACCGCCCGGAACTGGACCCCATCGCCTTGGATGAAGATGCCTGGGGTACCTATTTTATGAGTAGTCGTGACCTTTGCGCCATGGACGTCATCCCGGACTTGATGATGGCCGGACTCGATTCGTTTAAAATCGAAGGTCGCACCAAGTCGGTGTATTACTTGAGTCAGGTCGTGCGCGCTTACCGTATGGCGATTGATGCCTGCGCCGAACAGGCCGAGGCGGGGAAGCCGCTCGAGGTTTCGGCCGAAGCCCGCAGGGCGATTTCGTTCGTGGATGGCCGCGGCTTTATGACCGGCTTTATGAAAGGCCCGCTTCCGCAGAATTACGAGTCGACGCACGAAGATGCCGCGGGAGGTTGCGTTGTCGCGCAGGTCCTTTCTTACGACGAGGCGACCCGTGCGTGCCGCGTGAATGTCAAGAACCGTTTTTCCTTGGACGATTCTCTGGAACTGATGACTCCGGCGGGGCAGTTTTCTTGCGATGTGCTGTCGATGAAGGATTTTAAGGGCGGCGATACCGATACGCTCCACCCGGGGACGGAAGGCTGGATCTTCCTTTCTGAATCTGCTGGCGATATGTCAAAAAATGCTAATTTTTTCTTTTTTCTTAAGAAAAAACCTTAA
- a CDS encoding hybrid sensor histidine kinase/response regulator has protein sequence MKKIKLKKWMAPSPAVVVMAVAVIIVISLYSFFSRVYFFKQVETTIAQNAESVATELENSMRYAQSSIKLVSLMATHQMNGPVLRNPDSLFLSKLAETPFSRIEYVRGDGWNTAYGDSSFDVSDREFFQRGVRGETGIWVDYRPLYASEAQVIVYTPLFYRDSVVGVVAGILGGNTEIRSMMDNTLFGERVVALVCDRHLKIVASNTDDDVYGQPFEKKSQDFLPQNVIETFKKKARSGSTNAFSFSTEYGNSVAGVARVSNTGWVVVQMVPFHILKEFSWKNNSRAIAAILLVALFFILYLHSVYRTNRRLHSENEGRHLNVINALTESYGSAFEINLDTGKMVAYRVHPAIERLMNEVAGQDVRYDSLLSLYQKRMVLSEDRSSFERIANLENVRREFLKNERFDITYRIFVKDKIHYLQAHLVKPSKTRPEFVMGFKFIDDVMSAELEKRKALNEQRMELVRALDQARMADRAKSKFLFNMSHDIRTPMNAVLGYEALAKKTLWNMNLSKEETAVFERYLNNIHNAGELLLDLINSVLNMARIESGVETLNETSVYTLEMTNWIVATFEQAAHQKNILLQVSRNFKNQYVYADKVKIQQILLNVVSNAIKFTRENGLVRISLRDYSHETPGMCNVEIVVEDTGVGISEDFMPRIFDEFEREQTALTRNVEGTGLGLCIVKKLVDLMQGSVKVTSRVGEGTRVVLTLPLKTIKEDSVAPKSNRDVPHVNLAGKHVLLVDDDPKTCEIVGEMLKDAGMRVVCVESGTECVQRIDYSAVGSFDVILMDLRLPGMDGFETARKIRKLDNPRNANIPILALTANVFDEDRLRASRAGMKGLIAKPVTSSELFGMLGQVLT, from the coding sequence ATGAAAAAGATTAAGTTAAAAAAGTGGATGGCTCCTAGTCCTGCGGTGGTCGTGATGGCGGTCGCAGTGATTATCGTAATCAGCCTGTACTCCTTTTTTTCTCGTGTCTACTTCTTTAAACAGGTTGAAACCACCATTGCGCAGAATGCGGAAAGTGTCGCCACCGAACTAGAAAACAGTATGCGTTATGCGCAAAGCAGCATAAAGCTTGTTTCTCTGATGGCGACCCATCAAATGAATGGCCCTGTGCTACGTAATCCGGATTCGCTGTTCCTGTCGAAACTTGCCGAGACCCCGTTCTCGAGAATCGAATATGTTCGAGGCGACGGTTGGAATACGGCGTATGGTGATTCTTCGTTCGATGTGTCTGACCGTGAATTTTTCCAGCGGGGTGTTCGTGGCGAAACGGGAATTTGGGTCGACTACCGCCCTCTATACGCATCGGAAGCTCAGGTAATAGTTTATACGCCGCTGTTCTATCGCGATTCGGTCGTGGGGGTTGTAGCTGGAATCCTGGGGGGCAATACTGAAATCCGTTCCATGATGGATAACACGCTGTTTGGTGAACGGGTTGTTGCTTTGGTGTGTGACCGACACTTGAAGATTGTCGCTTCAAATACGGATGACGATGTCTACGGTCAGCCGTTCGAAAAGAAATCCCAGGATTTCCTACCGCAGAATGTCATTGAAACCTTTAAGAAAAAGGCGAGGTCCGGCTCCACGAATGCTTTTAGTTTCTCTACGGAATACGGAAATTCTGTTGCGGGGGTAGCGCGAGTCTCGAATACGGGGTGGGTCGTTGTCCAGATGGTACCGTTCCACATACTGAAGGAATTTTCGTGGAAAAATAATAGCCGAGCGATAGCGGCCATTCTGCTCGTTGCCCTCTTTTTTATTCTTTATCTGCATTCCGTGTATAGGACGAATCGGCGCTTGCACTCCGAAAACGAAGGGCGTCATCTGAATGTCATCAATGCCTTGACCGAGTCGTACGGTAGCGCCTTTGAAATCAACCTCGATACGGGGAAAATGGTGGCTTATAGGGTTCACCCGGCCATTGAACGCCTGATGAATGAAGTTGCAGGGCAGGATGTTCGCTACGATTCCCTTTTATCCCTTTATCAAAAAAGAATGGTCCTTTCCGAAGACCGTTCTTCTTTTGAACGGATTGCAAATCTGGAAAATGTTCGTCGCGAATTCCTGAAAAACGAACGATTCGATATTACATACCGCATCTTTGTCAAGGATAAGATTCACTATCTCCAGGCTCATTTGGTGAAACCGTCCAAGACTCGTCCGGAGTTTGTGATGGGATTCAAGTTTATTGACGATGTCATGTCGGCGGAACTGGAAAAGCGCAAGGCGTTGAACGAACAGCGGATGGAACTTGTCCGCGCTTTGGACCAGGCGCGTATGGCTGACCGGGCGAAGTCTAAGTTCCTGTTCAATATGAGCCACGATATCCGCACGCCGATGAATGCGGTTCTTGGTTACGAGGCCCTGGCCAAGAAAACACTTTGGAACATGAACCTTTCCAAAGAAGAGACTGCCGTATTCGAACGCTACCTGAACAATATCCACAATGCGGGCGAATTGCTCCTGGACCTGATTAATTCAGTCTTGAATATGGCCCGTATCGAATCGGGCGTAGAAACTTTGAACGAAACGTCTGTGTATACGCTGGAAATGACGAACTGGATTGTAGCGACCTTTGAACAGGCTGCGCATCAGAAGAATATCCTTCTCCAGGTGTCCAGGAATTTCAAGAACCAGTATGTCTATGCGGACAAGGTAAAAATCCAGCAGATCTTGCTGAATGTGGTGAGCAACGCAATCAAGTTTACGCGTGAAAACGGCTTGGTGCGTATCTCGCTGAGGGACTACTCGCACGAGACTCCCGGCATGTGCAATGTCGAAATCGTGGTGGAAGATACTGGTGTTGGAATTTCTGAAGATTTCATGCCTCGCATTTTTGACGAGTTCGAACGCGAACAGACAGCCTTGACTCGCAACGTGGAAGGTACGGGGCTTGGGCTCTGCATCGTAAAAAAGCTAGTGGACCTGATGCAGGGGTCCGTAAAGGTGACGAGCCGTGTGGGCGAGGGGACTCGCGTCGTTTTGACACTTCCGCTTAAGACGATCAAAGAGGATTCCGTTGCCCCAAAGTCGAACCGTGACGTGCCCCATGTGAATTTGGCCGGAAAGCATGTTCTTTTGGTCGATGACGACCCGAAAACCTGCGAAATCGTGGGAGAAATGCTGAAGGATGCTGGCATGAGGGTCGTTTGTGTGGAATCGGGAACGGAGTGTGTCCAAAGGATTGATTATTCTGCGGTAGGCTCGTTCGATGTCATCTTGATGGACCTGCGTCTTCCCGGAATGGATGGATTTGAAACGGCTCGGAAGATTCGTAAGCTGGATAATCCACGGAATGCGAATATACCGATATTGGCCTTGACAGCCAATGTCTTTGATGAAGACCGCTTGCGTGCGAGCAGGGCGGGAATGAAAGGACTGATTGCCAAGCCGGTGACCTCGTCGGAACTGTTCGGTATGCTAGGTCAAGTACTGACTTAA
- the hflX gene encoding GTPase HflX has protein sequence MKDLTIEHKAEKERCILVGISTPKVRPWLASEQLAELGRLAETAGAEVVQSFLQRVQNFSPATLIGEGKVNEVKHALEELNAKMVVFDDDLSGSQVRNLEQRLPGIKVLDRTGLILDIFAKHAVTAESRLMVEVAQLQYMMPRLTGAWTHLCRQHNGGIGTKGPGETQLETDRRMIRKRIQELKKKLEKIEDARESQAENRNDIFHIGIVGYTNAGKSTLTNRLTGADVYVEDKLFATLDSTTRKLYLDGENIILSDTVGFIRKLPHNLIETFKSTLGVAAHADCILEVVDGSAPDYREHLEVTHKTLEGIISSETPRIRVFNKAEICDEARRTELRENYPEAIQVSARENIGMERLRETFKEQLAAWHKKREAHEQKEKERSEAPWRETEHALDG, from the coding sequence ATGAAGGATTTGACCATCGAACACAAGGCCGAAAAGGAACGATGCATTCTCGTGGGGATTTCTACCCCAAAAGTTCGCCCCTGGCTCGCCTCCGAGCAGCTCGCCGAACTGGGCCGGCTCGCCGAGACCGCAGGGGCCGAGGTGGTGCAGAGTTTTTTGCAACGGGTACAGAACTTTAGCCCGGCAACGCTCATTGGCGAAGGCAAGGTGAACGAGGTCAAGCACGCTCTAGAAGAACTGAACGCTAAGATGGTGGTTTTCGACGACGACTTGTCCGGTTCTCAGGTCAGGAACCTGGAACAGAGGCTCCCAGGAATCAAGGTTCTCGACCGCACGGGGCTTATCCTGGACATTTTCGCGAAACACGCCGTCACGGCGGAAAGCCGCCTGATGGTCGAAGTGGCGCAACTCCAGTACATGATGCCCCGCCTGACCGGTGCATGGACGCATCTTTGTCGCCAACACAACGGCGGTATCGGCACCAAGGGCCCCGGCGAAACGCAGCTCGAAACGGACCGCCGCATGATCCGCAAGCGAATCCAGGAACTCAAGAAGAAGCTTGAAAAAATCGAGGACGCCCGCGAAAGCCAGGCCGAAAATCGTAACGATATTTTCCACATCGGCATCGTGGGCTACACGAACGCGGGCAAGTCTACGCTGACCAACCGCCTGACCGGCGCCGACGTGTATGTAGAAGACAAGTTGTTCGCCACCCTTGACAGCACCACGCGCAAACTCTACCTCGACGGTGAAAACATCATTTTGTCAGACACCGTAGGCTTTATCCGCAAGCTTCCGCACAACTTAATCGAAACCTTCAAGAGTACGCTGGGTGTGGCCGCTCATGCGGACTGCATCCTGGAAGTTGTTGACGGCTCCGCCCCCGACTACCGGGAGCATCTGGAAGTCACCCACAAGACGCTGGAAGGCATCATCAGTTCCGAGACGCCACGTATCCGCGTATTCAACAAGGCCGAAATCTGCGACGAGGCCCGCCGCACAGAACTCCGCGAAAATTACCCCGAAGCAATCCAGGTGAGCGCCCGCGAAAACATCGGCATGGAACGCCTCCGCGAAACCTTCAAGGAGCAGCTCGCCGCTTGGCATAAAAAACGCGAAGCCCACGAACAGAAAGAGAAAGAACGCAGCGAAGCCCCGTGGAGAGAAACGGAGCACGCGCTAGACGGTTAA